One Gordonia pseudamarae genomic window, GTCGGGTGTCGACGAAGCGAAGGCGTCGGTGAGTTTACTGAACCCGTAGGCGAGGGCGGCGGCGATCGGCTCGGACAGCACCCCGGCCACCTCGATACCGGCGTAGGTGCCGGCCTGGATGGTGGCGCGGCGTTCGTCGTCGCCGAAGTAGGCGGGGACCGTGATGACCGCCCGTTGTACCTGTTCGCCGGAGAACGAGGCGTCGGAGATCAGCGATTTGAGGATGAGCGCGGAGATCGCCGGCGCCGACCATGTCTGTCCGTGCGCCACGAACCGCCAGTCGGCGTCCCCCATGCGTCGTTTGACCAGCGCACACACATTGTCGGGGTCCAGTCGGGCCTGCCGCCGGGCTCCCTCACCCACCACATGGTCGTACGCCGAGGCCAGCAACACCACGCTCGGAGTGGTCTGCGAACCGTCGAGACCGGGGACTATTCGGGGCCTGCTGCCTGCGTCCACGGTCGCGATGGCTGAGTTGGTCGTGCCCAAGTCGATTCCGTAGACGCCCACGATCAGCCAGACTAACAGCGCAAATCGCTCGGGTGCAGACCCGAACACGCACGCTAATCTGAGCAGATGACAGACGTTGACGACGGACGTGCGGCAGTACCGGAGGACGGAGCGCAGTCCGCGGCGGCGGAGGGCGTGCAGGCATCCGGCGATCAGTTGGCGCACCTGACCGAGCGGGTCGAGGACCTGACCCGGGTGGTGGTTCGTCAGGCGCAGACCCTGGACCAACTGGTCGACGCCGACCGCGCCCGCGCCTCGGGCCCCGACCTGCCCCTCCTGGTCGAGTTGTTCTCGATCTTCATCGACGCCGACTCCTGCGCCCGGTCCGGTGACGCCGCCTTCGCCGCCATCTCTGGCAGTCTCGAACGTCTTATCACCGGTCGCGGCGGCACCGTCATCACGCCATCGGTGGGCGACCCCTTCGAGGTTTCGACGATGGAGGCCGTCGACGTCCGCCCCGTCGAGGGCGATACCGAGCCCCGCACCGTCGCCGACCCCATCCGGCCCGGCCTGCTCGTCGGCCCCCGTTCCGTCCGCCCCGCCATGGTCGTAGTCTTCGGCGAATAACGTCGGCGTCCCTCCCCCCTCACCGGCGACCACCGCCGATTGAGTGCGAGGAGCGCAAGCGACGAGCCTCGAAATCTGGTGACACGCCCGATGTTGTCCGCTCACGAGGCTCGCACCTCAACCGGCGACTACCGCTGATTGAGGTGTGAGGAGCGTGAGCGACGAGCCTCGAAATCTGGTGAGCGGACAATGTTGCCTCCACCGGCCAGGTGGTCGGTGTCTCGGGTACCGGAGGTTGACGCGATGATGCCGCGCGCAGACGGCCGGTGGATGGTTAGCGAATGCAAACAAGGACCGATTGAGTTTTAGACCGAGACTACCCGCTCCATCTGGCTCGAATTACGCCTCTCTTGCACGGATTCCACTTCGTGAATTCTTGGCAGGAAGGCCTGCCGTGGCCCAGATCGGTTCCGGTATCGGACAACTCATCAACTTCGTCGAAGACCTGATCAACCCGACTCGAAGTGGCGGCGGTAACGATGGTGGAAGCGGATCAATGCCCACCTTATGATTCCGGGGTAGCCGTCGACGTTGCCATGTCTCGAGTGGCACCACCGCCGGTCCCCGTGGGTGGGTATTGTCTTCTCACCAGGTTTCGAGGCTCGCAGGCTCGCACCTCAACCGGAGGGATGGTTGAGGTGCGAGGAGTGTTGGCGGCAAATCTCGAAACCCGTTGACATGGTGATGTCGCCGACGGTCGATCCTAAGTGTCGGTGGTCCGAGGTTTGCCGGTTCTGCGCCGTGACAATTCGGAGATGAGCTCGAAGTCGCCGAGCATCAACGCTTCCCGCTTCTTACGCGACCAACCCTGGACGCGCTTCTCCCACGCGTATACCTCTGCCACGGAATCGGTTTCGGCTGCCCAGCGCAGAGTGACGGGCAGACGCCTTCTGGTGTATTCGGCACCTTTGCCGGCGGCGTGCTGTTGGAGGCGGTGTTCGAGGTTCCGGGTGCTGCCGACGTATGGCGTTCCGTCGCGGCATTCGAGAATGTACATGTGCGCCATGACGACATTCCATCGTGCGATCACGATCACGTCGAATGCGTTGTCCACAGCCCTGTCACCCGCCACCCTCGCCGGTTGAGGTGCGAGGAGCGTTAGCGACGAGCCTCGAAACCTGGCGAGCGGACAATGTCGTCTCACCAGGTTTCGAGGCTCGCAAGCTCGCACCTCAACCGGCAGGGTGGGGAGGTCCTGCCGGGGTCGTCTTCGGTGAGGAGTGGGCCCGTACGCGGTTACGAGGAGTCGCCGTGCCACTGTGATCAACCGAGCAACACGTCGGGTGAGCGACTGGTGGTTGATTGTCGAGCACAAAGAATGGTGCTCTAGTTTTCGACCCACCGGGCGATCACTCTCTCCTTTTCTCTCGAGCCATGCTGTTTCCACTCGAATTTAACTTGGTGAATTTCTGGTGGAAGGTACTTCAATGGCTTAGATCGATTCCGGTATAGGACAACTCATCAGTTTGATCGGTCCGTGATCAACCCGCCGCGTAGCGGAGGGGGCGGTGGCAATGGAGGTGGGGGCGGAAACCCGTCTGTCGATGGTTGAGATGATGCCTGTGAAGCCGTGACCGATCGGCCGGGGTCACAGTGACCGGCGCATGATGATTCTGGGGAAGCCGTCGATCACCGATGTGGTGTCGCCGGCTTTCTCGAATCCGGCTTGCTCGAACATCTTTCGGGTTCCGACGTAGGCCATGGTGAGGTTGACGCGTTCGTCGCCGTTGTCGACGGGGTAGGCCTCGATTGCCGGCGCACCGTGATCGCGGGCGAAGTCGACGGCCCCTGCGATCAGGGGCGCCACCACGCCGCGCTTACGGAAACCGGGCCGGACCCGTACGCACCACAGTGACCACACCGGCTGGTCGTCGAGATGGGGGATCTTGCGGTTGCGGGCGAAGGTGGTGTCCGTGCGCGGTGCGACGGCGGCCCATCCGACGACGTCGTCGCCGTCGTAGGCGAGGACCCCGGGCGCCGTCTTCCGGCCGCACAGATCACGCACGAACTCACCGCGTTCCGGTCCGCGCAATGCGAGGTTCTGTTTCGACGGAATCCGGTAGCTCAGGCACCAGCAGACATTGGCATCGGGCCGTCTGGGTCCTACCAGGGTGCGCATGTCGTCGAAGTTCGATGCCGGTCGTATCTCCATGAGTCGATGGTCGCGCACAATGCGGTCAGGTGCTGTCCGGTTTCGGCGGGATATTCGTATCCGGGCATGGCGTCTCAGGAGGTTTCGAGGCCCGTCGCCAAGGTTCTTCACACTTCGGCCCCGCACACTTCGGCCCCGCACACTTCGGCCCCGCACACCTCGGCCCCTTACACTTCGGCCGACGTGGGGGCAGCGTGAGTTCTCACCCGGCGTTGCCGCTTACGTCAGGGCGTTGAGGATGTCCTCGAGTTCGGGTCCCGGGGAGATGGTGATCGACAGCTTGTGCTCGGTCGACTCGGCGCGGGAGATGCGGGTGATCTGGCCACGATGCCAGTGGTAGATGTTCGCGGACACGCCGTCGGCGGTGTTCTCGTGGTGCTGGGCGGTGATCGAGGCGAGTTCGTTGATTGCGCCGATCGCGGACGGGCCGACGATACGGTGTACGAAGATGCGGTGCCTGTCGGGTATGCCGAACACCACCCCGTGCGGGGCGGCGGCGCCCCGGTAGACGTGGTGGGCGAGCGATCGCATCGTGAGGACCTTCGACGCCACGAACACCGACGCACCGCCGAGTGCGACCAGCGAGCCGCTGGTGGATGTGGCGACGCGGTCGAGCGGTTCGGCTTCGACGTTGCCGATACCGATGGTGAACAGCCGGTCGCGGCCGCGAGCGTCGACCTGGGCGGCGTCGAGGTAGATGACGTCGTCGTGGTCGTCGACTGTCATGTCGGGCGAGATCACCCGGAACGGGTTGGTGGGGACGGTGTGTGCCGCCGGGAACCGGTCGGTGCGCGGTTCGTCGACCATCACCATCTCGGCTGCCGACCCGGGCCTGGGCAGAGGGGGGAACCGGGTGGTGGGTGCGTCATCGGGAGTTGTCCCGGGCTGGCGGAATCCCGGGCGCGCGGTCCGTGCGGGGCTCGGGCGGCGAAGCCGTTCGACGCACAGCACGACACTCAGGTCGTCGGAGACGGGCCGCGCGTACGACAGGTCGGTCGCCGATACCGCGATGCTCGCGGTGGGCAGTACCCGGGCCCTGACCTGCATGTCGAGTTCGGCCGACGTCAGGTCGTCGATGCGCAGGTCCGATCGCAGCGCCATGAGCGCGTCGAGGTGGCCGCTGATCGCCTGGGTCCAGTTGCCGCGCGTCGTCGACGCGCACAGTCGCACGATCTCCTCGAACCGGTACACGGTGCCGTCTGCACAGCGCAGATCGGTGGCGTCGTCGACGACGGCCTCTGTTCCGTGGCCGGCGAGATAACGCAGGCAGAAGCCGCGGATCCAGTCGAGGTCGTCCGAGTGCAGGGGCACTCCAACACGCTACCTTCACCTGCTTGTCGATGCTCATCCCGACCTGTGTCCGGGCGGTCGGGACCGACCCGGAGGCGAGGGCCGTCACCGAGGGCTACTACCGAGTACGCGGGAGCCCTGCGCGGCGATCGGTGGCGGACGTAGGGTAGGGGGCGTGTCTGAACACTTCCAAACAGTTGTCCTGGGTGCTGGTCCAGGTGGGTACGTGGCCGCGATCCGGTCTGCTCAGCTGGGCATGAAAACTGCCGTCATCGAAGAAAAGTACTGGGGAGGTGTGTGCCTCAACGTCGGGTGTATCCCCTCCAAGGCGTTGCTGCGTAACGCCGAACTCGCACATGTCTTCAATCACGAGGCCAAGACGTTCGGTATCTCCGGTACCGCCACCTTCGATTTCGGCGCCGCCTTCGATCGCAGCCGCAAGGTGTCCGACGGCATCGTCAAGGGTGTCCACTTCTTGATGAAGAAGAACAAGATCACCGAGATCGACGGCTACGGGGTGTTCACCGACGCCAAGACCATCACCGTCGGCGACCGGGTCATCACGTTCGACAACGTCATCATCGACACCGGTTCCACCGTGCGGCTGCTGCCGGGTGTCGAGCTGTCCGAGAACGTGGTCACCTACGAGACCCAGATCCTCACTCGTGAGCTGCCCGGTTCCATCGTGATCGTCGGAGCCGGCGCCATCGGTATGGAGTTCGGCTACGTTCTGGCCAACTACGGCGTCGACGTCACCATCATCGAGTTCATGGACCGGGTGTTGCCCAACGAGGACGCCGACGTCTCCAAGGTCATCGCCAAGGAATACAAGAAGCTCGGCGTCAAGATCCTCACCTCCACCGGAGTGCAGACGGTCACCGACAACGGCGACGACGTGGTGGTCACCTATAAGGATGCCAAGGGCGCCGATGGTTCGGTCACCGTTGACAAGGTGCTCATGTCGGTCGGTTTCGCCCCACGCGTCGACGGCTTCGGTCTGGAGAAGACGGGGGTGGCGCTCACCGACCGCGGAGCCATCGCGATCGACGACTACATGCGCACCAATGTCGACGGTATCTACGCGATCGGTGACGTGACCGCCAAGCTGCAGCTGGCCCATGTCGCGGAGGCTCAAGGTGTGGTGGCCGCCGAGACGATGGCCGGTGCCGAGACGATGACACTGGGCGACTACCGGTTCATGCCGCGCGCCACGTTCTGTCAGCCGCAGGTCGCCTCGTTCGGCCTGACCGAGGCGCAGGCCAAGGACGAGGGTTACAGCGTCAAGGCCACCCAGTTCCCGTTCTCGGCCAACGGCAAGGCGCAGGGCCTGGCCGCGACGGCCGGCTTCGTCAAGCTGATCACCAACGCCGACACCGACGAGCTGCTCGGTGGACATCTGGTGGGCGACAACGTCTCCGAGATGCTGCCGGAGCTGACCCTGGCCCACAAATGGGATCTGACCGCCAAGGAACTGGCGCGCAATGTGCACACGCACCCGACCCTGTCGGAGGCGTTGCAGGAAACCTTCCACGGCGCGATCGGACACATGATCAACCTGTGAGACCTGCCGGTCCGCACAAGAACCCCACCGATGGTCCGGGGCATCGCAGCACTGTCGATGCCCGGGGCATATCGGTGGGGTTTGTGACATGACCAGCCGCCTCTGGGTACCGCCCTGGCCCCTGGATGTGCGCGCCACCGTCGACGGTCTGCACCGCGGCTCGGGTGACCCCTCGATGCGGTACGCGCCGGACGGATCGATCTGGCGGGCCTCGTATACCCCTGACGGCCCCGGGACGTTACGACTTCAGTCCGGTCCCGACGGCGTGCGTGGCACCGGTTGGGGGCCGGGTGGGGAGTGGCTGGTCGAGCGTTTTCCCGAAGTCCTTGGTGCACTGGATAATCCGGAGGAACTTGTCGCCGATGATCCGGTGGTTGCGGCGCTGGTGCGGCGGGGACGCGGCTACCGGATCGGCCGCACCGGCCGGGTGTGGGAGGCGCTGGTGCCGGCCATCCTCGAACAGAAGGTGGTGAGCACCGAGGCGTGGCGGGCGTGGCGATACTTGTTGCGGCGCTTCGGCGAACCCGCACCCGGGCCGGTCGCCGAGTCGATGCGGGTGCCGCCCCCGCCGCAGGTGTGGGCACGGATCCCGACGTGGGAGTGGCATCGCAGCGGCATCGAACCGGTTCGGATGCGCACCATCCGCGGGGCGACGTCGATGGATGCCGAACGCCACCCCGACAAGCTGACGGTGCTGCGCGGGGTGGGTCCGTGGACGGCGGCCGAAACCCGGATGCGCGCCGTCGGCGACGCCGACGCGGTGCCGGTGGGCGACTTCCACATCCCGAAGGTGGTGGGGCAGACGCTTGCCGGCACTCCCGTCGACGACGCCGGGATGCTTGAACTTCTCGAACCCTTTGCCGGACAACGCGGTCGGGTCGTGCGGCTGTGTGTGCGGTACGGTACATGGCCGCAACGCAAGGGCCCCCGCATGTCGGTGCGCGACTACCGGTCGCTGTAGGCGCGTCACCTCACGCGTGCGCGAACTGGGTCCGGTACAGCTGCGCGTAGCGGCCGTCACGTTCGAGCAGGTCGGGGTGGGTGCCACGTTCGACGACGCGCCCGTCCTCGACGACGACGATCTCGTCGGCGGCCCGGATCGTGGACAACCGGTGCGCGATCACCAGTGATGTCCGCCCGGCCAGCGCTTCGGCGAGCGCGTCGGCGACCTCTGCCTCCGACGTCGAGTCCAGGTGCGCGGTGGCCTCGTCGAGGATCACGACGGCCGGTTTCGCCAGCAGCAGCCGGGCGATCGTCAGCCGCTGTCGCTCGCCACCCGATAGTCGGTATCCGCGTTCTCCGACAACGGTTTCCAGGCCGTTCGGCAACATCCGCACCAGGTCGTCGAGCCGGGCCCGCCGGAGTGCGGTCCACAACTCGTCCTCGGTGATGTCGGGCCTGGCCAAGGTCAGGTTCGCGCGGACGGTGTCGTGGAACAGGTGTCCGTCCTGGGTCACCATCCCGACAGTGCGATGCACCGAGGTGCCGGTCAGTTCGCGGACGTCGACGCCGTTGAGGGTCACCGATCCGGAATCGACGTCGTACAACCGGGTGGCCAGCGACGCGATAGTCGACTTGCCGGCGCCCGAACTGCCGACGAGCGCGACCATCGTGCCGGCCGGAACGCTCAGGTCGACGTTGTGCAGGATCTGTGTGCCGCCCCGGCTGTCCAGTTGCGCGACCTCTTCCAGCGAGGCGAGCGACACCTTGTCGGCCGCCGGGTAGGTGAACGACACATCGGCGAAACGCACCGAGACACCGTCCCCGACACCGGGTACGTCGATCGCGCCGAGCTTGTCCTGGATCAGCGGTTCGAGGTCGAGGACCTCGAAGACCCGCTCGAAACTCACCAGTGCGCTCATGATCTCGACGCGGGCGTTGGCCAGCGCGGTGAGCGGCGCGTACATCCGGGTCAGCAGCAGTGCCAGTGAGACCACGGCACCGGCCGAAAGATGCTGGTGCACGGCGAACCATCCGCCGAGTCCGTACACCAGCGCCAAGGCGAGCGCGGACACCAGCATCAGTGCGCTGTAGAAGTAGCTCTGCAGCATGGCCTGCCGAACTCCGATGTCGCGCACCGCATCCGCCCGGTTGGCGAACTCGGCCGATTCGCGGTCGGGACGGCCGAACAATTTCACCAGGGTGGCGCCGGGTGCCGAGAACCGCTCGGTCATCTGCGTGGACATCCGGGCGTTGTACTCGGCGCTTTCGCGGGCCAGTCCCGCCATTCGCCGGCCCATCCGCCGCGCGGGCAGCACGAACACCGGCAGCAGGACGAGCGTGAGCAGGGTGATCTGCCAGCTGATCGCCAGCATCACCGCCAAGGTCAGGACGAGTGTGACGACGTTGGACACCACCCCGGACAGGGTGTCGCTGAAGGCGCGTTGCGCGCCTATCACGTCGTTGTTGAGGCGGCTGACCAGCGCGCCGGTACGGGTGCGGGTGAAGAAGGCGACCGGCATGCGCTGCACGTGGTCGAAGACGGCGCGGCGCAGATCCAGGATCAACCCTTCGCCGATGTTGGCCGACAGCCAGCGGGCGCCGATGCCGGTGACCGCCTCCGCGACCGCGATCAGCGCGATCAGCACCGACAGGCCGATAATCGTGCCACCCGCCGCCGGGTCGGCGTCGGTGATCAGGTTGACCACCCGCCCCGCCAGAAGCGGGGTGATCACGGTGAGGACCGCGAGCAGCACCGACAGCGCCAGGAACACGACGATCCGGCGCAGGTGCGGGCGGGCGAAGCCGCCGATACGACGCATGGTGACCCGCCGGTCCGTCGTGTCGGTCGGGCGTGCTCGGCGGCCGCGTCGTCCGCCGCCTCCTGCTTCGTGGGCGGGGTCGTGGGCGGCCTTGTACATGACGTCCCACGCCACGGATTCCATGCTCATCGGCTGACCTCGTTTCTGTTCATGACATAGAGTTCACTTCATCAAGTGCACTTGACGTCAAGAGGTGATGGCGGTGGGCGAGGTCGCTGCGGAGGGAATCTGGCTGAAGCCGGGTCAGGTGGCCCGGCGCGCGGGTGTGGCGGTCTCGACGTTGCACTACTACGAGGAGTTCGGGCTGATCAGCAGCCGGCGGACTTCGGGAAACCGCCGGGAGTATCGCCGCGACACGCTGCGCCTGGTCGCGTTCATCCGGGCATCGCAGACGCTGGGCATCCCGCTGGCACGGATCAAGGCCGCGCTCGACGATCTGCCGCACGATCGGCCGCCCACCAAACGGGACTGGGCTCACCTGGCCGCGGATTGGCGGGCCGACCTCGATCAGCGCATCGAGCGGTTGATCGCGTTACGTGACAATCTGGCCGACTGCATCGGGTGCGGGTGTCTGTCGCTCACATCGTGTCCGTACACCAACCCCGGAGATGCGCTCGGCAGGGAGGGACCGGGAGCCCGCAGGCTTCTGCCCGAGACCGCGTGTCCGAGTGGTCCCGACTGTGCCGATCCGGCGCTCCGATCGTGTACCTGATGCCCAGGGGATCGGCCGGGCAGGGTGGATCGGCCGGGCAGGGTGGATCGGCCGGGCAGGGTGGATCGGCCGGGCAATGGCACCCGGCGGTCGGCGCGCGGCGCCGCACGTGGCGGCCCTGCATTCATCGGCGGAAATTCCGCCGATACCCCCTGCGTCTGCCGTCTGCCGGAATATAACGCGCCATTGCCCGACCCGTCTCCCCGGATTGCATCGATCTGAAATCACCTGAGTGAAAACTGATCGTGTGGTAAGTAAACACTATCAGTGGACATCTGTCCAGACCTCCGGGTACGGACAGAATTGGCAATGACGAAGTTCGTTACTCGATGCGCAGCAATACAGAATAGTGAATACTATTCTGTATGGGTATCCGGGATCGGGACTTTCGACTCTATATGCCATCGTGGTAGGTAATTGTATTCGGCCACAGTGAAACTCGCGTATATATGCGAACTCGGACATACCTGCGAGGGCCCGCGATGTCCGGCCCGTCACCGGCGGCGCAGCCGTGCTGTGCCGCAGGCTATCGCGAACATCGCCACGGCGACACCGCCGCTGTAGGCGATCGCGCCGTTGATTCCCCAGGGCGGCATCAATACGATCGCCTGACCGGTGCCGTAGACGCCGTTGAGGAACGGCATATATCCCTGAATTGTGTACCCGTTGGGAATCAGCGCGATCGTGTTCTCCACGATGTACACCCAGCCGAGCAGGATCGCCACCGACGCCGCCGGATTCCCCACCACCGCGGCCACGCCGAGGGAAATTCCCACGGCCGAGACGGCGTACACGGGGATCGTGAGAACGAACCGCAGCCCGTCCGCCGACAGCAGATCGACATCGCCGTACACGGTCGGATAGAAGGTGGGCAGTGCGATCATCGTCAACGCGGCCAGTGTGACGGTGCACACCGCCGCCCCCACCCCATAGAACACCCAGCGGGCGGCCACGCCCGTCCAGGACCGCGGAAACAGGATGCGGCCGAGATCCCCGAGATCGCCGCGATCGGCGGTGGCCTGTGTGTATGCGGCCACACAGCACCACACGGTGACCGTGAACGTGAGAATCCAGTACACCGAGTTGGTGGTGCCCACGGGCACCACCTCGACATCGCCGGAGACCTTCGAGAAGTGTTCGGACACGGTGGCCACGACGACGGTGACCACCAGAGGCAGCAGGACGGCGCCGGGCAGCACCACCCCGAGCAGGACACTGCGGCGTCCGCCCGTGCGCACCCGCTCCGCGTTCACCGCGCGCCGCAGCTGACCGAGTGCGGCCGGCATCACCGGATCTCCCCGATCGTGCTCAGGTAGGCGTCCTCGAGTGAGGCGTGACCGTCGATGAACTCGTCCACGCCCGCATCGGCGACGATCCGGCCGCCGTCGACGACGGCCACCCGATGACCGCTGCGCCGTACCTCGTCGAACAGGTGTGAGGCGACCAGAACGGATCGGCCGTCGGCGGCGAGGTCGGCGAGCAGCCCGCGCATCCAGCGAATACCCATGATGTCCAGTCCGTTCAGCGGTTCATCGAGAATCAGGGTCGGTGCGTCACCGAGGAGCGCGCCGGCGATACCGAGGCGCTGCCGCATCCCCAGCGAGTATCCCGTGACCGGCCGGTCGGCGGCCGAGGTCAGCCCGACCGCCTCCAGCACGGCCCCGACCCGGGCAGGGTTGATTCCGGAAGCCGTTGCCAGCCAGCGCAGATGACGGACGCCGGTGTGGCCGGAGTGGAAACCGTCGGGGTGCAGGTGGGTGCCGATCTGGGCGAGCGGGCGCGGGGCCCGGGCGAGCGCGGCGCCGTTCACCGAGATCGTGCCCGCCGACACGGGCACGATCCCGGCGATCGCGCGCAGCAGCGTCGACTTGCCGGCCCCGTTGCGGCCCAGCAGGTAGGTGACCTCGCCGCCCGCCACCCTCAGGCTGGCCTCGCGCACGATCTCACGGCCCGCCAGCCGAATACTGACCCGATCGATCTCGATCCCCGGCGAGAGCGCGCCGGTCACCGATTGCAGTAGATGTTGAGTCCCACCGCCTTGACGCCGCTGCACAGCGACGTGGCCGACAGCTTCCAGTTGCCGTCGAGCTTCTTGAATTCGATGGTCATCCGGATCGTCGGCCGGCCCGACGAACCGCTGTTGAGGGTGGCGGTCGCGCTGTTGCCCTGCTGGCGCAGCGGTCCGGTGAGGTTGTGCCAGCCCAGCGGCGGCCGGAACAGGCCCAGCCGGTACACCGTCTTGGGTACCACCACCGCGTTCATGCCGCCTTCGACATTCGCCGCCTTGGCCTTATCGGAGGCGTTGGTGGCCACCAGGAACGTGACGATGTTGCCGAGATCGGTGAGCGAGGGCGTGGCCGAGGTCACCCGGTAGTCGGCGGGCAGCGTGCCGGAGGGTGTACGCACCGTCGGTGCCGCGGATGCCACGCCGGTCGTGCCGACCAGCGCGGTCGCGGCGGTGGCGGTGAGAATGGCAACCGCGGCAGTCGATGTGGTAATCGCTGGGTGGGTATTCATGTGTCTCCCCTTGAATCTGATTGTGGATGGGTCGGTGAAAGGTCATCAGTGAAAGCCATCAGTGAAAGGTCAATGCCGAGAAGGTCAGTGCCGAAAAGGTCAGTGCCGAAAAGGTCAGTGGTGGGCGGTGGCGCGGGACAGGCGCAGGGTGATCTCGCAGTCGCCCTCGGGTGCCGGGGCCACGTGTACCCCGTACTGGCCCGGCAACACCGGTGAGCTCGCCTCGATCGCGTATTCCACGGCGCCGCGGGCGATGCCGCGGGCGATCTCCGGGTGGGTCGCCCCGATCTGCCGAAGCGGGCACGAGCACATGGTGATCTCGTGGGTACCGAAGGCGCTCATCATATTCGACACCTTGAAGCCCAGCATGCGCAGCGCTTCGGCGGTGACCGTGGCGGGATCGGGAACCAGGGCCGGATCGGTGGTGGTCACCGGCTGAGTGTGCGCGGCACCGGCGAGGACCCGCGCCGCCCACTGCCGTCCGGCCAGCGCGCCGGTCTGCTCCCGTTCGGTGGTCGAACCACCGAGATGGCCGAGCAGGATGTTCAGCAGGTCGTCGACGGCCAGTTCGTTGACGGCGACGTAGCCGGTGCGCGGCCGGCCCGCGGACTCCGAGCGCAACTGCACCGCAGTCGCCTTGCCGTCGTCGACGAGGTTGCGCAGGTGGAAGCGGGCGGTGGTGACGTGCACCCCGACCTGCTGTGCTACCTGCGCGGCGGTGACCGGCCCGTCGGCGACCCGCAATACCCCGAGAACGGTAGCCCGCGGATCACCGGATATGCTGGGACTCATTACGATCCGCTTGATTCGAGCACAACCAGGGTGGCGACGGCGTCGGTGTCGGCGTGCAGCGAATGAACTACCTTGGCATCGACGTGCACCGCGGAACCGGGCTCGAGCACGATGCTCGCGTCCCCGATGGTGAAGTCGATGCGACCGGTCTGTCCGAACACCAAGATCGGTTTGCCGGCCCGATGATCGGGCATGGTCTGGCCGGCACGGAAGGCGAGCCGGATGACGATGACGTCCTCGTTGCGCCACATCATCGAGATATCCGGCCGGGCCGAATCCACGGACGACCCGTCGAGCGCGTTCAGTCCGGTGATCTCGGTGAACGGTGCCGTTTCGGTCATCACACACCGTCCTTGGCTGCCACGATCTCGATGGCGGCCAGATTGTCGCGGTACTTGGTGAAGGTGGCGCGCATTCCGAGAATCCGCTTGCGGGCCTTGGGATTGCGAATCACGTTGCCGACGAAGCGGAGGGTGCGCAGCACGCCCTCGTCGGCGATGACGCGACGCGGTTCGAGCAGTGCCATCGGCGCGAAGGCCACCTTCTCAACGGTGAATCCGTTGTCGGTGAACAGCTTTCGCCACTCCTGCTCGGTGAGCGGGCGGGCGTTGACCTTGATGGAGCGGGCCAGCGACTTGCGGATCTCGGTC contains:
- the soxR gene encoding redox-sensitive transcriptional activator SoxR, which gives rise to MGEVAAEGIWLKPGQVARRAGVAVSTLHYYEEFGLISSRRTSGNRREYRRDTLRLVAFIRASQTLGIPLARIKAALDDLPHDRPPTKRDWAHLAADWRADLDQRIERLIALRDNLADCIGCGCLSLTSCPYTNPGDALGREGPGARRLLPETACPSGPDCADPALRSCT
- a CDS encoding GIY-YIG nuclease family protein — its product is MDNAFDVIVIARWNVVMAHMYILECRDGTPYVGSTRNLEHRLQQHAAGKGAEYTRRRLPVTLRWAAETDSVAEVYAWEKRVQGWSRKKREALMLGDFELISELSRRRTGKPRTTDT
- a CDS encoding DNA-3-methyladenine glycosylase family protein, with translation MTSRLWVPPWPLDVRATVDGLHRGSGDPSMRYAPDGSIWRASYTPDGPGTLRLQSGPDGVRGTGWGPGGEWLVERFPEVLGALDNPEELVADDPVVAALVRRGRGYRIGRTGRVWEALVPAILEQKVVSTEAWRAWRYLLRRFGEPAPGPVAESMRVPPPPQVWARIPTWEWHRSGIEPVRMRTIRGATSMDAERHPDKLTVLRGVGPWTAAETRMRAVGDADAVPVGDFHIPKVVGQTLAGTPVDDAGMLELLEPFAGQRGRVVRLCVRYGTWPQRKGPRMSVRDYRSL
- the lpdA gene encoding dihydrolipoyl dehydrogenase, producing the protein MSEHFQTVVLGAGPGGYVAAIRSAQLGMKTAVIEEKYWGGVCLNVGCIPSKALLRNAELAHVFNHEAKTFGISGTATFDFGAAFDRSRKVSDGIVKGVHFLMKKNKITEIDGYGVFTDAKTITVGDRVITFDNVIIDTGSTVRLLPGVELSENVVTYETQILTRELPGSIVIVGAGAIGMEFGYVLANYGVDVTIIEFMDRVLPNEDADVSKVIAKEYKKLGVKILTSTGVQTVTDNGDDVVVTYKDAKGADGSVTVDKVLMSVGFAPRVDGFGLEKTGVALTDRGAIAIDDYMRTNVDGIYAIGDVTAKLQLAHVAEAQGVVAAETMAGAETMTLGDYRFMPRATFCQPQVASFGLTEAQAKDEGYSVKATQFPFSANGKAQGLAATAGFVKLITNADTDELLGGHLVGDNVSEMLPELTLAHKWDLTAKELARNVHTHPTLSEALQETFHGAIGHMINL
- a CDS encoding GNAT family N-acetyltransferase, with product MEIRPASNFDDMRTLVGPRRPDANVCWCLSYRIPSKQNLALRGPERGEFVRDLCGRKTAPGVLAYDGDDVVGWAAVAPRTDTTFARNRKIPHLDDQPVWSLWCVRVRPGFRKRGVVAPLIAGAVDFARDHGAPAIEAYPVDNGDERVNLTMAYVGTRKMFEQAGFEKAGDTTSVIDGFPRIIMRRSL
- the grpE gene encoding nucleotide exchange factor GrpE; amino-acid sequence: MTDVDDGRAAVPEDGAQSAAAEGVQASGDQLAHLTERVEDLTRVVVRQAQTLDQLVDADRARASGPDLPLLVELFSIFIDADSCARSGDAAFAAISGSLERLITGRGGTVITPSVGDPFEVSTMEAVDVRPVEGDTEPRTVADPIRPGLLVGPRSVRPAMVVVFGE
- a CDS encoding ABC transporter ATP-binding protein; this encodes MSMESVAWDVMYKAAHDPAHEAGGGGRRGRRARPTDTTDRRVTMRRIGGFARPHLRRIVVFLALSVLLAVLTVITPLLAGRVVNLITDADPAAGGTIIGLSVLIALIAVAEAVTGIGARWLSANIGEGLILDLRRAVFDHVQRMPVAFFTRTRTGALVSRLNNDVIGAQRAFSDTLSGVVSNVVTLVLTLAVMLAISWQITLLTLVLLPVFVLPARRMGRRMAGLARESAEYNARMSTQMTERFSAPGATLVKLFGRPDRESAEFANRADAVRDIGVRQAMLQSYFYSALMLVSALALALVYGLGGWFAVHQHLSAGAVVSLALLLTRMYAPLTALANARVEIMSALVSFERVFEVLDLEPLIQDKLGAIDVPGVGDGVSVRFADVSFTYPAADKVSLASLEEVAQLDSRGGTQILHNVDLSVPAGTMVALVGSSGAGKSTIASLATRLYDVDSGSVTLNGVDVRELTGTSVHRTVGMVTQDGHLFHDTVRANLTLARPDITEDELWTALRRARLDDLVRMLPNGLETVVGERGYRLSGGERQRLTIARLLLAKPAVVILDEATAHLDSTSEAEVADALAEALAGRTSLVIAHRLSTIRAADEIVVVEDGRVVERGTHPDLLERDGRYAQLYRTQFAHA